In Picosynechococcus sp. PCC 7002, the following are encoded in one genomic region:
- a CDS encoding peptidylprolyl isomerase, whose protein sequence is MTKFLNYCLSVALAIAVCFGVTQPASALPQPSFTLASLAQGDAITDPEAILRYALPIENQPIRRLQDSMEFMSKDLRAKRWGPIAANAKKASRVLSISQDGILEDVVPSFKEQAQTLLSEMEQDVATMREAIAAKDREVIWTKRREILNKVGTIEENMIAEYPTTIPEDYANLPRLLGRATVELETTQGDITVVVDGYNAPINAGNFVDLVQRGFYDGLPFNRAEDLYILQTGDPEGDADGFIDPKTNEYRAIPMEIMLTGDHEATYGATLEDLGIYLAEINLPFNAYGALALARPADDANGGSSQIFFFKFDNELAPPGFNLMDGRYSVFGYTVAGQDVLESLSKADKIITAKVVNGSENLVVPN, encoded by the coding sequence CCCTCGCCTCCCTCGCCCAAGGGGATGCGATCACTGATCCCGAAGCCATCCTCCGCTACGCCCTGCCCATTGAAAATCAGCCCATTCGCCGCCTCCAGGACAGCATGGAATTTATGTCCAAGGATCTACGGGCGAAACGCTGGGGGCCGATTGCTGCCAATGCCAAGAAAGCCAGCCGCGTCCTCTCCATTAGCCAAGATGGCATCCTCGAAGATGTCGTACCGAGCTTTAAGGAACAGGCCCAAACGCTCCTGAGCGAAATGGAACAGGATGTCGCCACCATGAGAGAGGCGATCGCCGCCAAAGACCGTGAAGTGATCTGGACAAAACGTCGGGAAATCCTCAACAAAGTCGGTACGATCGAAGAAAATATGATCGCCGAATATCCGACCACGATCCCCGAAGACTATGCCAATCTACCGCGCTTATTGGGTCGGGCCACCGTCGAACTCGAAACCACCCAAGGGGACATTACCGTTGTCGTTGACGGTTACAACGCCCCGATTAATGCCGGAAACTTTGTTGATTTGGTGCAGCGGGGCTTCTATGATGGCCTACCGTTTAACCGGGCTGAAGATCTCTACATTCTGCAAACGGGTGATCCTGAAGGTGATGCCGATGGTTTCATTGACCCGAAAACCAATGAATATCGCGCCATCCCCATGGAAATTATGCTCACTGGCGACCACGAAGCGACCTATGGGGCAACCCTAGAAGACCTCGGCATTTACCTAGCAGAGATCAATCTTCCTTTTAATGCCTATGGTGCCTTGGCCCTGGCCCGTCCCGCCGATGATGCCAATGGTGGTTCTTCCCAGATTTTCTTCTTCAAATTTGATAATGAATTAGCGCCGCCCGGATTTAACTTGATGGATGGTCGTTACTCTGTGTTTGGCTATACCGTCGCTGGCCAGGATGTTCTTGAAAGCCTCAGCAAAGCTGACAAGATCATTACGGCTAAAGTTGTTAATGGCTCTGAAAATTTAGTTGTCCCCAACTAG
- a CDS encoding peptidoglycan D,D-transpeptidase FtsI family protein, with amino-acid sequence MTMPSPHSHQQRRQLYRRKQQAIRSRPPAPKLLQRRLFLIWGIFVVGLLALAVRVFYLQIIDYDKLGAIAQSQHQITLRPYIPRRTIVDREGNILALDRISHTLYAHPVGFRLPQELVDNLPEAIAPTDLPKAVAHYLAPILGDVSPADLETTLRRQKSGILLRASLDATKVSAIRQLRIDGLELVERYGRFYPQGDATAEITGYVQKDDHLGRAGIELAQESLIQREPISLSLRRNGNGAILPGNLQAEAMKYDDWELELSLDLPLQKAARQALQKQMAAYKAKRGVVIVMDAQSGELLSLVTEPNYDPNNYAQVQPENYGVFKNWAVTDLYEPGSTFKPINVALALDAGVITPNTSVNDPGSIQVGPHRMKNYNGAGNGVIDVAGILRVSSNVGMIQLMQNLSRDDYYDRLQSLRLTKPTGIDLPGEVTGTLKSREKFTASPVEAAVNSFGQGLTVTPIKLVQLHGAIANGGTLVEPHLVRGLFNSQGEPQTVTPKAEIPNSAQQLAATTTASENPQIFSPAVARTVLDMMETVVDDGSGEKSKIAGYRIGGKTGTAQKARNGQYIPGAYITSFVSIFPIDNPRYVVFAAADEPTEPNSFGGTVAAPVVHDVLQALIVREKIPPTGPTVVPEDSTETSP; translated from the coding sequence ATGACCATGCCTTCCCCCCACTCCCACCAACAACGACGGCAACTGTATCGGCGCAAGCAACAAGCCATCCGGTCTCGGCCGCCCGCACCGAAGCTGCTCCAACGGCGTTTATTCCTCATCTGGGGCATTTTTGTGGTGGGGTTATTGGCTTTGGCTGTCCGGGTGTTCTACCTACAGATCATTGACTACGACAAGCTAGGGGCGATCGCCCAGTCCCAGCATCAGATTACCCTCCGTCCCTATATTCCCCGACGCACCATCGTTGACCGCGAAGGGAATATCCTGGCCCTAGACCGCATTTCCCATACCCTCTACGCCCACCCCGTCGGTTTCCGACTTCCCCAGGAGCTAGTAGACAATCTCCCGGAGGCGATCGCCCCCACAGACCTCCCGAAGGCCGTTGCCCATTATCTCGCTCCTATTTTGGGGGATGTTTCCCCCGCAGACCTAGAGACCACCTTACGCCGCCAAAAAAGCGGGATCTTGTTGCGGGCCAGCCTCGACGCCACCAAGGTCAGCGCCATTCGCCAATTACGTATTGATGGCCTGGAACTGGTGGAACGATACGGTCGGTTCTATCCCCAGGGGGACGCAACCGCAGAAATTACCGGCTATGTCCAAAAAGACGACCACCTGGGCCGGGCTGGCATTGAACTTGCCCAGGAAAGCTTAATCCAACGGGAGCCCATTTCCCTGAGTCTCCGGCGCAATGGCAATGGGGCGATCCTGCCGGGGAACCTCCAGGCAGAGGCGATGAAATATGATGACTGGGAATTGGAACTGTCCCTCGATCTCCCCCTCCAAAAGGCCGCCCGCCAAGCCCTGCAAAAACAGATGGCTGCCTACAAAGCGAAACGGGGTGTTGTCATTGTCATGGATGCCCAGTCTGGGGAACTGCTGAGTCTGGTGACAGAACCCAACTACGATCCCAACAATTACGCCCAAGTTCAGCCTGAAAATTATGGTGTTTTTAAAAATTGGGCAGTCACAGATCTCTATGAACCGGGGTCTACCTTTAAACCGATCAATGTCGCCCTCGCCCTCGATGCCGGGGTGATTACCCCCAACACGTCAGTGAATGATCCGGGATCAATTCAGGTTGGCCCCCACCGGATGAAAAACTACAACGGTGCCGGAAACGGTGTGATTGATGTGGCGGGGATTTTGCGGGTTTCTAGTAATGTGGGGATGATTCAGTTGATGCAAAATCTGTCCCGGGATGATTATTATGACCGACTGCAAAGCTTGAGACTCACCAAGCCCACAGGCATTGATCTACCGGGGGAAGTGACAGGCACCCTCAAGAGTCGCGAAAAATTTACCGCTAGCCCCGTCGAAGCAGCCGTGAATTCCTTTGGCCAAGGGTTAACTGTGACGCCCATCAAGCTGGTGCAACTCCACGGGGCGATCGCCAATGGCGGTACCCTCGTCGAACCCCATCTGGTGCGGGGACTATTCAACAGCCAAGGAGAACCCCAAACCGTCACTCCCAAAGCAGAAATCCCCAACAGTGCCCAGCAGCTTGCGGCAACAACGACAGCCTCGGAGAACCCACAAATTTTTTCCCCGGCGGTGGCGAGAACTGTACTCGACATGATGGAAACTGTTGTGGACGATGGCAGTGGCGAAAAATCAAAAATTGCCGGCTATCGGATTGGTGGGAAAACAGGCACGGCCCAAAAAGCGCGCAACGGCCAATATATTCCGGGAGCCTACATCACAAGCTTCGTCAGTATCTTCCCCATCGATAATCCCCGCTATGTGGTCTTTGCCGCTGCCGATGAACCCACAGAGCCCAATTCCTTTGGGGGGACTGTCGCCGCTCCCGTCGTTCATGATGTGCTCCAGGCCCTAATTGTCCGCGAAAAAATCCCTCCTACTGGCCCTACAGTGGTACCAGAAGATTCCACAGAAACATCCCCCTAA
- a CDS encoding Na+/H+ antiporter, producing MIVLAELAEAAISTNLQQFVLVLSISLTVATFSRIFSWLRQIPYTLLLVIVGLGLAFINVRLVNLSPELILEIFLPPLLFEAAWNIRWRELQKQWLPIALFALAGVAIAIFGIGFALSQWTSLALSSALLAGAALSATDPVSVVALFRELGASKKLTMVMEGESLFNDGVAVVAFLLLVGIPLGTQTFSMSATVATFLVFVGIGVGFGCLIGFGISFLTQRFDIPLVEQSLTLVSAYGTYLLTEELGGSGVIAVVTVGMILGNFGSNIGMNPRTRLVVSEFWEFLAFFVNSIVFLLIGDQVNFGTLGESLDAIFVAIAAVLVTRAISVYGLGWLSNQFSNNPLSFSEQTVLWWGGLRGSVSIAVALSVPVVLGDRQEIINIIFGVVLFTLLVQGLTTQWVLEKLDLIGDQPIRQKYSEYLARRVALKRVLNYLDQLNLAADVDEEFYRYERDLVEGELETIEEKIEKLKSSHPQLQELDMKQLRDTLLDIEADTYAEFIRVGRLNKDLSPLLQETLIKATEKTIQS from the coding sequence ATGATTGTTTTAGCAGAACTTGCAGAAGCGGCGATTTCAACAAACTTGCAACAGTTTGTGTTGGTTTTATCGATCTCCCTAACCGTTGCAACCTTTTCACGGATTTTTAGTTGGTTGCGCCAAATCCCCTATACCCTCTTGTTGGTGATTGTGGGGCTGGGTTTGGCTTTTATTAATGTGCGTTTAGTGAATCTTTCGCCGGAGCTAATCCTTGAAATTTTCCTCCCACCGCTCTTGTTTGAAGCTGCTTGGAATATTCGTTGGCGCGAACTCCAGAAACAATGGTTACCGATTGCGTTGTTTGCCTTGGCTGGGGTGGCGATCGCCATCTTTGGGATTGGCTTTGCCCTCAGTCAGTGGACGAGCTTGGCCCTGAGTTCTGCCTTGTTAGCGGGGGCGGCCCTCTCGGCGACGGATCCGGTGTCGGTGGTGGCTTTATTCCGGGAGTTGGGGGCCAGTAAAAAACTCACGATGGTGATGGAAGGGGAAAGCCTCTTTAACGATGGAGTCGCAGTCGTAGCGTTTCTGTTGCTGGTGGGAATTCCCCTCGGTACCCAGACTTTTTCGATGTCGGCGACGGTGGCAACTTTCCTGGTCTTTGTGGGCATTGGTGTCGGCTTCGGTTGTTTGATTGGTTTTGGCATTTCTTTCTTAACCCAACGCTTCGATATTCCCCTCGTGGAGCAATCTTTAACCCTGGTATCGGCCTATGGTACTTACCTTTTGACGGAGGAGTTGGGCGGTTCTGGGGTGATTGCGGTGGTGACTGTGGGGATGATTTTGGGGAATTTTGGTTCGAATATTGGCATGAATCCCCGTACCCGCCTAGTTGTTTCGGAATTCTGGGAATTTCTCGCGTTTTTTGTGAATTCGATTGTATTTCTGCTGATTGGTGATCAGGTCAATTTTGGCACCCTGGGGGAAAGCTTAGATGCAATTTTTGTGGCGATCGCCGCTGTGTTGGTGACGCGAGCCATTTCCGTCTATGGTTTGGGTTGGCTCTCCAATCAATTTAGTAATAATCCCCTGAGCTTTTCTGAACAAACGGTGCTGTGGTGGGGCGGTCTGCGGGGATCAGTTTCCATTGCCGTGGCCTTGAGCGTGCCTGTAGTGCTCGGCGATCGCCAAGAAATCATCAACATCATTTTTGGGGTGGTGCTATTCACCCTCCTGGTACAGGGCTTGACAACCCAGTGGGTTCTAGAAAAACTCGATTTAATTGGTGATCAACCGATTCGTCAGAAATATTCCGAGTATCTTGCCCGTCGTGTCGCCCTCAAACGAGTGTTAAATTACCTCGACCAGTTAAACCTCGCTGCCGATGTGGACGAGGAATTCTACCGCTATGAACGGGATCTCGTCGAAGGGGAATTAGAAACCATCGAAGAAAAAATCGAAAAACTCAAAAGTAGCCATCCCCAACTGCAAGAACTGGATATGAAGCAGTTGCGCGATACCCTCCTGGATATCGAGGCGGACACCTATGCCGAATTTATCCGGGTGGGCCGTTTAAATAAAGATCTTTCGCCCCTACTCCAGGAGACCTTGATCAAAGCCACCGAAAAAACAATTCAGAGTTAA
- the mtnA gene encoding S-methyl-5-thioribose-1-phosphate isomerase produces MSNSINPIVWQEDCVLLVDQTLLPLAYKVVEIKTYQAMAEAIRTMIVRGAPAIGVSAAYGLYLGAKEIQTTDRTIFLEKLEAIAATLRQTRPTAVNLFWAIDRVMATVQGATGNIPELQNLILNTAKAIHNEDLATCQAIGDQGLAVLPETPEKLTILTHCNAGGLATAGYGTALGVIRSAWRENRLGMVYADETRPRLQGSKLTTWECVQEGIPVTQICDNMAAHCMQQGRIDAVVVGADRITANGDAANKIGTYSLAIVAKAHNVPFFVAAPLSTVDFSLSDGKQIPIEERDPKEVYQIGDTRICPEGVQFYNPAFDVTPAHLITAIITEKGAVAPDQLIHLKG; encoded by the coding sequence ATGAGCAACTCCATTAACCCCATCGTTTGGCAAGAAGACTGCGTCCTCCTCGTGGATCAAACCCTGCTCCCCCTCGCCTATAAAGTCGTCGAAATTAAAACCTACCAGGCCATGGCTGAGGCGATCCGCACGATGATTGTCCGGGGAGCACCTGCCATCGGGGTTTCGGCGGCCTATGGTCTATACCTGGGGGCAAAGGAGATCCAAACCACAGACCGCACCATTTTTCTGGAAAAACTAGAGGCAATCGCCGCAACCCTCCGGCAAACCAGACCCACCGCAGTCAATCTCTTTTGGGCCATTGATCGGGTGATGGCAACGGTGCAAGGGGCGACTGGTAATATTCCTGAGTTGCAAAATTTAATTCTCAATACCGCCAAGGCGATCCACAATGAAGACCTCGCCACCTGCCAGGCGATCGGTGATCAGGGGTTGGCGGTTCTTCCCGAAACCCCCGAAAAATTAACGATCCTCACCCATTGTAATGCGGGTGGTTTAGCCACGGCGGGTTATGGCACAGCTTTGGGCGTGATTCGTTCAGCTTGGCGGGAAAATCGTTTAGGGATGGTCTATGCTGACGAAACTCGACCCCGGCTCCAGGGTTCCAAGCTCACCACCTGGGAATGTGTTCAGGAAGGGATTCCCGTGACGCAAATTTGTGACAACATGGCCGCCCACTGTATGCAGCAGGGTCGCATCGATGCAGTGGTGGTCGGGGCCGACCGGATTACAGCTAATGGCGATGCGGCGAATAAAATTGGCACCTACAGTTTGGCGATCGTCGCGAAGGCCCACAATGTTCCTTTTTTCGTGGCGGCTCCTTTATCGACGGTGGATTTTTCCCTCAGTGACGGTAAACAAATTCCCATTGAGGAGCGCGATCCTAAGGAAGTTTATCAAATTGGTGACACGCGCATTTGCCCGGAAGGGGTGCAATTTTATAATCCGGCTTTTGACGTGACCCCGGCCCATCTAATCACGGCGATCATTACAGAAAAAGGGGCCGTGGCTCCCGACCAGTTGATTCATCTCAAGGGCTAG
- a CDS encoding MgtC/SapB family protein, with protein MGSQLLSLVPADAYKLLVVLFLSFLIGLEREEHKLNKGYAFGGVRTYPLIGLIGYSVAFLAQTQMLAVIGGLAVIGGFMMISYWHKAETSRVGLTSEMAGLATYILGALVYHGHFWVASSLAIASLILLELKTFLEGLAERFSEEDIFTFTKFLLLTIVILPILPNQALTTFDLNPFKTWLVVVAVSTVSYGSFLLQRLIKGQGSIPLAALLGGAYSSTVTTVALAKRSSVDPANSQRYVGGMVMASGMMYWRLILLLELFNGALSERLMGSFFLLGLVGVVGGLAIALRKKNGTDPQAIAATHPQGNPLELKAAFSFALLFVVISLLTRYIVDYLGDRGVYSFAAIMGITDVDPFILSLTQSAGQSLSLSLASISILIATASNNAVKGIYARSFGDRQTGQQSLYFLLGFSVLGLLPILTQLF; from the coding sequence ATGGGCTCCCAACTCCTCAGCCTCGTCCCAGCAGATGCCTATAAGCTTCTGGTTGTTTTATTTTTGTCGTTTCTCATTGGCCTTGAACGGGAGGAACACAAACTCAATAAGGGCTATGCCTTTGGGGGCGTGCGCACCTATCCGCTCATTGGTCTGATTGGTTATAGTGTCGCTTTTTTGGCCCAAACCCAAATGCTGGCAGTGATCGGCGGTTTGGCGGTAATTGGTGGCTTTATGATGATTTCCTACTGGCACAAGGCGGAAACGTCACGGGTTGGTCTTACTTCGGAGATGGCGGGTTTGGCGACCTATATTCTGGGGGCGCTGGTCTACCACGGGCATTTTTGGGTGGCGTCTTCCTTGGCGATCGCCAGTTTGATTTTGTTGGAACTGAAGACTTTTCTCGAAGGATTGGCTGAGCGGTTTTCTGAGGAGGATATTTTCACCTTCACCAAATTTCTGCTGCTGACCATCGTTATTTTGCCCATTTTGCCCAATCAAGCCCTGACTACCTTTGATCTCAACCCCTTTAAAACTTGGCTGGTGGTGGTGGCTGTGAGTACCGTTTCCTACGGCAGCTTTCTGCTCCAAAGGCTCATTAAGGGTCAAGGCAGCATTCCCCTGGCGGCTCTTTTGGGGGGAGCCTATTCTTCGACCGTGACCACCGTCGCCCTGGCGAAACGTTCTAGCGTCGATCCTGCAAATTCCCAGCGGTATGTGGGAGGCATGGTGATGGCTTCGGGGATGATGTATTGGCGCTTAATTTTGCTATTGGAATTGTTTAATGGGGCTTTGTCGGAACGGCTGATGGGTTCGTTTTTCCTGTTAGGGCTGGTAGGGGTTGTGGGAGGCTTGGCGATCGCCCTCCGGAAAAAAAATGGGACTGATCCCCAGGCGATCGCCGCAACACATCCCCAGGGTAACCCCTTGGAATTAAAGGCGGCCTTTAGTTTTGCGCTGCTCTTTGTGGTGATCTCCCTCTTGACCCGGTACATTGTTGATTATTTAGGCGATCGCGGTGTGTATTCCTTTGCGGCGATTATGGGGATCACCGACGTAGATCCCTTTATTCTGAGCTTGACCCAATCGGCGGGCCAGTCTTTGTCTTTATCCCTAGCCAGTATTTCGATTTTGATTGCGACGGCGAGTAACAATGCGGTCAAAGGAATCTATGCCCGCTCCTTTGGCGATCGCCAAACGGGACAACAAAGTTTGTATTTTTTGCTGGGCTTTAGTGTGTTGGGCTTACTGCCCATTTTGACCCAGCTATTTTGA
- a CDS encoding pantothenate kinase, with translation MDQWWALMIGNSRLHWATFTGDTLQTVHHTAHGTCPPAVKQLRYVASVVPQQSTWIQAHFPTAKPITLADIPLENLYPQLGIDRALAVLGAGQRYGFPCLVVDGGTALTFSAANGDRQWIGGAILPGLNLQFQSLTQHTAALPKVHLPTQLPPRWANDPAGAIASGITYTVLAGVKDFIRAWQGEFPQGQIFSTGGDGAWLAQQLPVLHYDPGLIFHGFAALRRNR, from the coding sequence ATGGATCAATGGTGGGCCTTAATGATTGGCAACTCCCGGCTCCATTGGGCGACATTTACGGGGGATACCTTGCAAACGGTACACCACACAGCCCATGGCACTTGTCCCCCTGCCGTTAAGCAGTTGCGCTATGTGGCCTCGGTCGTCCCCCAACAAAGCACTTGGATACAGGCTCATTTTCCCACCGCCAAGCCCATTACCTTGGCCGATATTCCCCTCGAAAATCTCTATCCCCAATTGGGGATTGATCGCGCCCTAGCAGTTTTAGGAGCCGGACAACGGTATGGCTTTCCCTGTTTAGTGGTTGATGGGGGGACGGCCTTAACCTTTTCGGCGGCCAACGGCGATCGCCAATGGATCGGTGGTGCGATTCTACCGGGTTTAAACCTCCAGTTTCAAAGCCTCACCCAGCACACTGCCGCCTTACCCAAAGTTCATTTACCGACGCAATTGCCCCCCCGTTGGGCCAATGATCCCGCCGGGGCGATCGCCAGTGGCATTACCTACACAGTCCTCGCTGGGGTCAAAGATTTTATCCGCGCTTGGCAAGGCGAATTTCCCCAGGGTCAGATCTTCAGCACCGGGGGGGATGGGGCGTGGCTGGCCCAACAGTTACCTGTTTTGCATTACGATCCGGGGCTTATTTTCCACGGATTTGCGGCCTTGAGACGTAATCGCTGA
- a CDS encoding DUF805 domain-containing protein, whose product MDKSIFEEFIDYYIKAWQNYTNFSGRARRKEFWYVFIINLLISLVLGVFQETFLGAIASLVSIIYSLAFILPGIALSIRRLHDTGRSGWWLLIGFVPIIGVIVLIVFFASDSQPGPNQYSADTMA is encoded by the coding sequence ATGGATAAAAGTATATTTGAAGAATTTATCGATTATTACATTAAGGCTTGGCAAAATTATACAAACTTTAGTGGTAGAGCTCGCCGCAAAGAATTCTGGTATGTTTTTATCATCAACCTTTTGATTTCCCTTGTCTTGGGTGTTTTCCAGGAAACATTTCTTGGGGCGATCGCCTCTTTGGTTAGTATTATCTATTCCTTAGCCTTTATTTTACCTGGAATAGCCCTTAGCATCAGGCGTTTGCATGATACTGGCCGCAGTGGTTGGTGGCTCTTAATTGGATTTGTACCGATTATTGGTGTAATTGTCTTAATTGTCTTCTTTGCTTCTGATAGTCAACCGGGCCCTAATCAGTATAGTGCTGACACGATGGCATAA
- a CDS encoding HhoA/HhoB/HtrA family serine endopeptidase, producing MLNQSFRQWSLYTTFLILGGSLGFLGHAYWFQRQLNASLQAYGEFRQYEQSLAALDLNQDSVNFIAEAVKTVGPTVVRIDALDQTEASASPTPLFKKFFQLEEGFPTFDGDRQPQGTGSGFILSSDGQLVTNAHVVGNSSKVKVTLKDGQVFEGQVMGVDELTDIAVIKIDATGLPTATLGNAASLTPGEWAIAIGNPLGFDNSVTVGIISALDRPSAQVGIPDKRVRFIQTDAAINPGNSGGPLLNVRGEVIGLNTAIRADGQGLGFAIPIETAQRIAQQLFTEGKATHPYLGIRMLALDGEGKNRLRETLPAMAQTLDLNQETGVLVIEVAPDSPAAIANIQVGDILKQVGDQPVLTAFDVQDVVERSSIGADLPIDLKRRGKMRQLTVQPTEFPS from the coding sequence ATGCTAAATCAATCTTTTCGTCAGTGGAGCCTCTACACGACTTTCCTTATCCTCGGGGGAAGCCTGGGGTTTTTGGGCCATGCCTATTGGTTCCAAAGACAGCTAAATGCATCTTTGCAGGCCTATGGTGAGTTTCGTCAATATGAGCAATCCCTGGCTGCGCTGGATCTCAACCAAGACTCGGTAAATTTTATTGCTGAAGCGGTCAAAACCGTTGGGCCGACCGTCGTGCGCATTGATGCCCTAGATCAGACGGAGGCATCGGCATCGCCCACACCGTTATTTAAGAAGTTTTTTCAATTAGAAGAGGGCTTTCCCACCTTTGACGGCGATCGCCAACCCCAGGGCACGGGCTCCGGTTTTATTCTCAGTAGTGATGGCCAACTGGTGACCAATGCCCATGTGGTGGGAAATAGCTCTAAGGTAAAGGTGACTCTCAAAGATGGCCAGGTCTTTGAAGGACAAGTGATGGGTGTTGATGAGCTAACGGATATTGCCGTGATTAAAATCGACGCCACGGGGTTACCTACCGCAACATTAGGAAATGCGGCGAGTCTGACCCCAGGGGAATGGGCGATCGCCATTGGTAATCCCCTCGGTTTTGACAACAGTGTCACCGTCGGCATTATCAGTGCCCTCGACCGTCCCAGTGCCCAGGTCGGCATTCCGGACAAACGGGTACGTTTTATCCAAACCGATGCCGCCATTAACCCTGGTAATTCCGGTGGCCCCCTCCTCAATGTGCGGGGGGAAGTGATTGGCTTAAATACAGCGATTCGCGCCGATGGCCAAGGTCTGGGATTTGCCATTCCCATCGAAACCGCCCAACGCATTGCCCAACAACTCTTTACGGAGGGGAAAGCGACCCACCCTTACCTGGGGATTCGAATGCTGGCATTGGACGGAGAAGGGAAAAATCGATTGCGGGAAACCCTGCCTGCCATGGCCCAGACGCTTGATTTAAATCAGGAAACAGGGGTGTTGGTGATTGAGGTTGCCCCAGATTCTCCGGCGGCGATCGCCAATATCCAGGTGGGAGATATCCTCAAGCAGGTGGGGGATCAACCCGTCCTGACCGCCTTTGATGTCCAGGATGTCGTAGAACGGAGTAGCATCGGTGCTGATTTACCCATTGATCTCAAGCGCCGGGGCAAAATGCGGCAGTTAACCGTCCAGCCCACGGAGTTTCCGAGTTAG
- a CDS encoding cryptochrome/photolyase family protein, with protein sequence MTVGIWVLGDQLWATQAALQQREDQRSTTPVLLIEAADYARQRPYHGQKLVLVWSAMRHFAQELEQAGWSVHYAIAADFQSALTDWIATAGITELWVMQPSDRPFETFIQTLDLPCSLKFIPNNHFLWSRAEFHNWAKNRKRLVLEDFYRAGRKRFKILLDEAQQPLGGQWNFDKDNRKPPKKDLNPPQPLTFAPDELTQAVINRVKALGLVTYGQLELFRWAVTRTQALQVFEHFLATGLEKFGTFQDAMVTGEYTLWHGLISPYLNLGLLHPWELIKKAEAIREQKAIALNNLEGFIRQILGWREYLHGLYHYVGADYAQKNHFNHQQPLPDFYWDSRKTDLNCLKQVLQQVEQTGYAHHIQRLMILSNFALILGVKPQALEAWFHAAFIDAYDWVMQTNVIGMGQFADGGILASKPYAASANYINKMSDYCRDCRYHKGDRHGENACPFNTLYWHFLDRHQGQLRSQGRMNLILKNLERLSPDELQAIRAQGQTWQNRLKPAPQGELP encoded by the coding sequence ATGACCGTCGGGATTTGGGTACTGGGGGATCAACTGTGGGCCACCCAGGCCGCCCTCCAACAACGGGAAGACCAACGCTCAACAACGCCGGTTCTGTTGATCGAAGCGGCAGACTATGCCCGCCAACGGCCCTACCACGGTCAAAAGTTGGTGCTGGTTTGGTCGGCCATGCGTCACTTTGCCCAGGAGTTAGAACAGGCCGGCTGGTCTGTGCATTATGCGATCGCCGCTGATTTTCAAAGTGCCCTAACCGACTGGATTGCCACTGCGGGGATCACGGAATTGTGGGTGATGCAGCCGAGCGATCGCCCCTTTGAAACTTTTATCCAGACCTTAGATCTCCCCTGTTCCCTCAAGTTCATTCCTAATAATCACTTCCTGTGGTCGCGGGCAGAATTTCACAACTGGGCCAAGAATCGTAAACGCCTCGTCCTCGAAGACTTTTATCGGGCGGGTCGCAAACGGTTTAAGATCCTGCTCGATGAAGCACAGCAACCCCTTGGGGGTCAGTGGAACTTTGATAAAGACAACCGCAAACCGCCCAAGAAAGACCTCAATCCTCCCCAACCGCTAACCTTTGCGCCCGATGAGCTGACCCAAGCCGTGATCAACCGGGTTAAAGCTTTAGGTCTTGTCACCTACGGGCAGCTTGAACTTTTCCGTTGGGCCGTGACCCGCACCCAAGCCCTCCAGGTCTTTGAGCATTTCCTCGCTACGGGCTTAGAAAAATTTGGCACCTTCCAAGATGCGATGGTCACGGGGGAATATACCCTCTGGCATGGTCTGATTTCGCCCTATCTCAATCTGGGTCTGTTGCATCCCTGGGAATTGATCAAAAAAGCAGAGGCAATCCGAGAACAAAAGGCGATCGCCCTCAATAATCTCGAAGGTTTTATCCGGCAAATTTTGGGCTGGCGGGAATATCTCCATGGTCTTTACCATTACGTGGGCGCTGATTATGCCCAGAAAAACCATTTCAACCACCAACAGCCCCTGCCCGATTTTTATTGGGACAGCCGCAAAACCGATCTCAACTGCCTCAAACAAGTCTTACAACAAGTAGAACAAACGGGCTATGCCCACCATATCCAACGCTTGATGATCCTCAGCAATTTTGCCTTGATCTTGGGGGTCAAGCCTCAGGCCCTAGAAGCTTGGTTTCACGCCGCGTTTATCGATGCCTACGATTGGGTAATGCAAACCAATGTCATCGGCATGGGGCAGTTTGCTGACGGGGGAATCCTTGCCAGTAAGCCCTACGCTGCCTCGGCCAACTACATCAATAAAATGAGTGATTACTGCCGCGACTGTCGCTACCACAAAGGCGATCGCCACGGAGAAAATGCCTGTCCTTTCAATACCCTCTACTGGCACTTCCTCGACCGTCACCAAGGTCAACTCCGCAGCCAAGGTCGGATGAATTTAATCCTCAAAAATTTAGAACGGCTCTCCCCAGATGAATTGCAGGCCATCCGCGCCCAGGGCCAAACTTGGCAAAACCGCCTAAAGCCCGCTCCACAAGGGGAACTACCATAG